TCCGCCCGTGGGTGCAGGCTGCCACACACGTCGGCGCCACCGTGGTGTGGGTGGACTTCGATCCGAGCACGGGCGAGCTGCCCGCATCCGCTGTCGCCGCGGTGCTCACCGATCACACCCGCCTGGTCGCGGTCACCGCCGCCTCCAACCTGATCGGCACCCGACCGGCCATCGCGGAGATCGCCGAGGTGGTGCACGCGGTCGGCGCCCAGATGTTCGTCGACGGTGTGCACTACGTGCCGCACGCCTTCGTGGACTTGGCCGCGCTCGGCGCCGACTTCTTCGTCTGCTCCCCGTACAAGTTCTTCGGCCCGCACTGCGGTGTCCTGGCGGCCGATCCCGCCCTCCTCGAGGGGATCCGCCCCGACAAGCTGCTGCCCTCCACAGATGTGGTGCCTGAGCGCTTCGAGCTCGGCACCCTGCCCTACGAGACCCTCGCGGGCGTCACGGCCGCCGTGGACTTCCTCGCCGGCCTGGGCGACCTGGCCGGCGGCAGCACCTCGCGCCCCAGCGTCAGCCGCCGCGAACGCCTGCGCGCGTCGCTACGGCAGGTGGAGGCACACGAGGATTCCCTCCGCGCGCGGCTCGAAGCCGGACTGGCCGCGCTGCCCGGGGTGACCCTGTATTCGCGGGCCGCCGATCGCACCCCCACGGTTCTCGTCGGCTTCGCCGAACGCACCGCCGCCGACGCGGCCCAGTTCCTCAGCGAACGGCGGATTCTCGCTCCCGCCGGTTCGTTCTACGCGCTCGAGGCGTCCCGCCATCTGGACCTCGGCGATGCGGGCGGGCTGCGGGTGGGCCTGGCCCCGTACAGCACGGCCGCGGAGATCGACGCTCTGCTGGCCGCGATCGCCGAATTCCTGTCCGCCTAGCCGATTTTGGGCGCACTGGGCCGGCATCCGCGCAAAAAACCCGGGCGGACCGGCCCGTTTTCCCCATAAACTGGCGCAAGCGACAGAGGGGACACGGATGCCAATCGGCTCGGTCATCGAATTCAGCAATATCACCAAGAGGTTTGGGCAGGTCACGGCCGTCAACGACCTCTCCTTCACGGTCGAGCCCGGCCGGGTGACCGGATTCCTGGGCCCGAACGGCGCCGGCAAGACCACGACCCTCCGGATGCTGCTGGGCCTGGTGGCCCCCACCTCCGGCACCGCCACCTTCGGCGGGCTGCGCTACCGGGACCTGCCCCGCCCGCTGGCCACCGTGGGAGCGGCCCTCGAAGCCGCCAGCTTCCACCCCGGCCGCTCGGCCGCCAATCACCTCGGCGTGTACACGATCGCCGCCGGGCTGCCCCGCACCCGGGTCGCCGAGGTGCTGCACCAGGTGGGCCTGGCCGAACACGCCGACCAGCGCGTCGGCGGCTACTCCCTGGGCATGCGCCAGCGCCTGGGCCTGGCCTACTCACTGCTCGGCGACCCCGGCGTGCTCGTGCTCGACGAGCCGATCAACGGCCTGGACCCGGAGGGCATCAAGTGGATCCGCGGGTTCCTCAGCAGCATGGCCGCCGAGGGCCGCACCGTGTTGGTGAGCTCGCACCTGCTCAGCGAGGTGCAGCAGAGCGTCGACGACGTGATCATCATCGCCAAGGGCGAGCTGGTGCACTCCGGCCCGTTGTCGAGCTTGGACACCAACATCGCCCCACAGGTCATCGTGGACTCCCCCGACCGGGACGCCCTCGTGGCCGCGCTCACCGCGGCGGACCTGCAATTCACCTCGGGCCGCACAGGCCTGATCGTGGCCGTGCCCGACCCCGGCCAGGTGGGCCACATCGCCTTTGTCGCCGGTGTGGAACTGAACGTGCTGCATAGGCAGAAGGCCGGCCTGGAGGACTCCTTCCTCGCCCTCGTCGACGGAGGCGAATCGCTGTGAACCTGATCCTGCGCCCCGTGGCCGCCGAATTCAGCAAGATCCTCACCACCCGCATGTGGTGGATCCTCGCCCTGGTGCTGTTCGGCTACATCGCCCTCCTGGCCGGCGGCCTCTCCGCCCTGTTCGGCGGCATCGACAGCGGCGCCATCAGCTCGGACTCCGTGAACACCGGCGGTGGCGGCAGCCTGGCCGGGCTCGGCAGCCTGCCCCCGCTCATCTACAGCTTCGCCGCCTCGGTCGGTTACGTCTTCCCGGTGCTGCTGGGGGCCCTGGCCAGCACCGGCGAGTTCCGCCACCAGACCCTCACACCCACCTTCCTGGCCACGCCCCGTCGTGCCCGGGTGCTCGGCGCCAAGACCATCGCCCTGTTCGTGGTCGGCGCGGCCTTCGGCGTCGTCGCTCTGGCGGCATCCGTGGGCATCGGCGCCGTGGTCTTCAACGGCTTCGGCATCGACCCGCTGCTCGCCGACTCGGCGACCTGGGCGCTGATCGGCCGCACCGTGCTGGCCATGGCGCTCTGGGCCGTCATCGGCGTGGGGCTGGGAGTTCTCGTGCCCAGCCAGGTGGCGTCGATCGTGATCGTGCTCGCATTCACCCAGTTCGTCGAACCGCTGCTGCGCTTCGCGTCGTCGTTCACCGAAGTGACGGCGGATGTGGGCAAGTTCCTGCCCGGCGCCGCCTCCGACGCGCTCGTGGGGGCGAGTTTCTTCACCCTCGCCAGCCCGGGCGGGGCCGTGCTGGAGAGCTGGCAGGGCGGTCTCGTGCTGCTGGCCTACGGGCTGCTCGCCACGGGCTTCGGCTACCTGGTGAGCTGGAAGCGGGACGTGACCTGATCCGGCCGGCACCACCTGGCCAGGTCTAGGGTGAAGGCATGCCTGCTCCCGAGTTCCGCGCCATCGTCGTCGACCGTACCGAGGATGAATCGGGCAAACGCAGCCAATCCGCCGCGCTGACCACGGTGACCGACGCCATGCTCATGGACGGCGACGTCACCGTGGCCGTCGAGTTCTCCAGCATCAACTTCAAGGACGGCCTGGCTCTGATGGGCCGGCCCGGCGTGGCCCGGGTCTGGCCGTTGATCGCCGGCATCGACTTCGTGGGCACCGTCGAGTCGAGCAGCGACCCCCGCTGGGGCGTCGGCGACCGGGTCATCCTCAACGGGTCGGGTATCGGCGAGAGCCACCACGGCGGCCTCGCGGAACGTGCCCGGGTCTCGGGCGCTTCGCTGGTGCGGCTGCCGGAGGCCCTGAGCCCCGTGCGCGCGGCCGCCATCGGCACGGCCGGGTTCACCGCGATGCTCGCAGTGCTCGCGCTCGAGCGCGGCGGAGTGCTGCCCGAGTCCGGCGACGTGCTCGTCACCGGCGCGGCCGGCGGGGTCGGGTCCATCGCCATCGCCCTGCTCGCCGCCCGCGGCTACCACGTCGTCGCCTCCACGGGACGAGGCGACGAACTCGGCGATTACCTGCGGGGCCTCGGCGCCGCGGAGATCCTCGACCGGCACACCCTGGGCGAGCCCGGGAAGCCGCTGCAGACCCAGCGCTGGGCCGGTGCCGTCGACTCCGTCGGCAGCCACACCCTGGCCAACGTGCTGGCCCAGACGCATCAGGGCGGGGTCGTGGCCTCCTGCGGCCTGGCCCAGGGCGCCGACCTGCCCACGACCGTGATGCCGTTCATCCTGCGCGCCGTCACCCTGGCCGGAATCAACTCGGTCGAGGCGCCGCTGGACCGCCGCGAAGAGGCCTGGAGTCGCCTGGCCACCGACCTCGACCTGGGGCTGCTCGACGGCCTCACCGAGGTCATCGCGCTCGACGAATCTTTCGCAGCCGCCGAACGCATCCTGGCCGGCCGGATCCACGGCCGCACGGTGGTGGACGTACGCCGCTGAGGTGAGGAACCGGGCGGCTAGGCTTCAGATATGGCCATCATCGCTTCAGTTTTCGTCGCCCTCGCGGCCGTCCTGCACGTGTACATCTTCCTCATGGAGAGCGCGTGGTGGACGCGGCCGAAGATCTGGCAGCGTTTCGGCCTGGCCAGCCAGGCCGACGCCGAGACGACCAAGGTACTCGCCTACAACCAAGGCTTTTACAACCTGTTCCTGGCGGTGGGCGCGGCCATCGGCCTGTTCCTCTACTTCGGCGGCCCCCGGGACGCCGGCACTGCGTTGATCCTGTTCAGCACAGCGTCGATGTTCACGGCCGCGATCGTGCTCACCACGACGGGACCGGGCAAGGTCCGGGCCGCGTTGACCCAGGGTACGCTGCCGCTGATCGGATTCATCCTGTTCCTGGCCGCCTAGCGCGCGGGGCTCTGGCCGCGCCGCTGCGCCACCCTGCCGAAAGGACCGTTGTGACCCACGTCATCCTCTTCCACCACGCCCAAGGCCTCACCGACGGGGTCGCGGAATTCGCCCAGCGGCCGCGGGACGCCGGCCACGACGTGGTCGTGCCCGACCTCTATGACGGTCTCACCTTCGACTCGATCGATGCCGGGGTCGCCCACGCGGAGAAGCTGGGCTTTGCGACCATCATCGAGCGGGGCACTCTGGCCGCGGATGCCCTGCCGCCGGACACCGTGTACGCCGGGTTCTCGCTGGGCTCCCTGCCGGCGCAGAAACTCGCCCAGACCCGCCCGGGCGCCCTCGGGGCGCTGCTGTACCACGGCGGTGTGCCGGCGGGCTCGTTCGCGTCGGACTGGCCGGGGACCGTGGCGTTGCAGGTGCACGTCGGCAGCGGCGACGAGTGGATCGAACTCGAGGACGCCGAGGAGCTCGTCGACGAGGCCGGGGCGGCCGAGCTGTTCATCTACCCCACCGGCGGCCACCTCATCGCCGACTCCAGTCTCGAGGAGTACGACGAGGAGTTCGCCGAGCTGATTCTGGAGCGCTCCATCCAGTTCCTCGACCGCCTGGGCTGATCTCCCGCCCTGGCTCGGTGGTGTCGTCGGTCTCGGCGGTCGAGCCTGTCGAGACCCCGTGGGCCAGCCTCATGACCGCTAAGAGCATCGCGACCCGTCGGAATGGCAAGGGGGGTTGCTGAAGTGGCATGATGGGGGCATGACCAGCGAACCGGCATCCGTTCTGAAAACCGTCGGCGCTCGCCTGCGGGAGCTCAGGCTGCAGAGCGGGCGCACCCAGGCACAGCTCTCCGCCGCGACCGGCATTTCAGAGAGCACCCTCTCCAGGCTTGAGTCCGGACAGCGCACCCCCACACTGGAACTGCTGCTCGCACTGTCGAGCGCCCATGACGTGACCATCGACGACCTCGTGCGAGCTCCCGCCGACGACGACCCGAGGCTCGACCAGCGGCCGTTCACGCGGCACGGCACGACGTTCATCCCACTGAGCCGGGAGAAGGGCGGGCTGCAGGCGTACAAGCAGATCCTGCCCGGACGCACGAGCGCCGATGTGCTCGAGCAGCGCACCCACGAGGGCTTCGACTGGTTCTACGTTCTCAGCGGTCGGCTGCGGCTCGTGCTGGGTGAGCACGACATGATCCTCGGGGCGGGCGAGGTCGCCGAATTCGACACCCGGGTGCCGCACGCCTTCGGCAGCGCCGGCCCTGAACCGGCGGAGATCCTCAGCCTGTTCGGCCACCAGGGCGAACGTATCCACGTGCGCGCCAGCACGGTGCGCTGACCCGCGCCCGGTTCCTGCCCCTGCCCAGCGGCCGGTCGGGCCGAGTTACGCTGTCGCCTCCGGTGCGACCGCTGCGGCCGCG
This is a stretch of genomic DNA from Cryobacterium soli. It encodes these proteins:
- a CDS encoding ATP-binding cassette domain-containing protein, translating into MPIGSVIEFSNITKRFGQVTAVNDLSFTVEPGRVTGFLGPNGAGKTTTLRMLLGLVAPTSGTATFGGLRYRDLPRPLATVGAALEAASFHPGRSAANHLGVYTIAAGLPRTRVAEVLHQVGLAEHADQRVGGYSLGMRQRLGLAYSLLGDPGVLVLDEPINGLDPEGIKWIRGFLSSMAAEGRTVLVSSHLLSEVQQSVDDVIIIAKGELVHSGPLSSLDTNIAPQVIVDSPDRDALVAALTAADLQFTSGRTGLIVAVPDPGQVGHIAFVAGVELNVLHRQKAGLEDSFLALVDGGESL
- a CDS encoding MDR family oxidoreductase; translated protein: MPAPEFRAIVVDRTEDESGKRSQSAALTTVTDAMLMDGDVTVAVEFSSINFKDGLALMGRPGVARVWPLIAGIDFVGTVESSSDPRWGVGDRVILNGSGIGESHHGGLAERARVSGASLVRLPEALSPVRAAAIGTAGFTAMLAVLALERGGVLPESGDVLVTGAAGGVGSIAIALLAARGYHVVASTGRGDELGDYLRGLGAAEILDRHTLGEPGKPLQTQRWAGAVDSVGSHTLANVLAQTHQGGVVASCGLAQGADLPTTVMPFILRAVTLAGINSVEAPLDRREEAWSRLATDLDLGLLDGLTEVIALDESFAAAERILAGRIHGRTVVDVRR
- a CDS encoding ABC transporter permease — translated: MNLILRPVAAEFSKILTTRMWWILALVLFGYIALLAGGLSALFGGIDSGAISSDSVNTGGGGSLAGLGSLPPLIYSFAASVGYVFPVLLGALASTGEFRHQTLTPTFLATPRRARVLGAKTIALFVVGAAFGVVALAASVGIGAVVFNGFGIDPLLADSATWALIGRTVLAMALWAVIGVGLGVLVPSQVASIVIVLAFTQFVEPLLRFASSFTEVTADVGKFLPGAASDALVGASFFTLASPGGAVLESWQGGLVLLAYGLLATGFGYLVSWKRDVT
- a CDS encoding DUF1304 domain-containing protein codes for the protein MAIIASVFVALAAVLHVYIFLMESAWWTRPKIWQRFGLASQADAETTKVLAYNQGFYNLFLAVGAAIGLFLYFGGPRDAGTALILFSTASMFTAAIVLTTTGPGKVRAALTQGTLPLIGFILFLAA
- a CDS encoding dienelactone hydrolase family protein, whose translation is MTHVILFHHAQGLTDGVAEFAQRPRDAGHDVVVPDLYDGLTFDSIDAGVAHAEKLGFATIIERGTLAADALPPDTVYAGFSLGSLPAQKLAQTRPGALGALLYHGGVPAGSFASDWPGTVALQVHVGSGDEWIELEDAEELVDEAGAAELFIYPTGGHLIADSSLEEYDEEFAELILERSIQFLDRLG
- a CDS encoding cysteine desulfurase-like protein, whose product is MTYDVETIRAHFPALSAGSVHFDSPGGTQTPASVGQAIMDTLTGPLSIRGRRSPSERNADDAVTGFRTAMADLLGADPLGIVYGRSATQLTYDFSRHLARDWAPGDEIVVSRLDHDSNIRPWVQAATHVGATVVWVDFDPSTGELPASAVAAVLTDHTRLVAVTAASNLIGTRPAIAEIAEVVHAVGAQMFVDGVHYVPHAFVDLAALGADFFVCSPYKFFGPHCGVLAADPALLEGIRPDKLLPSTDVVPERFELGTLPYETLAGVTAAVDFLAGLGDLAGGSTSRPSVSRRERLRASLRQVEAHEDSLRARLEAGLAALPGVTLYSRAADRTPTVLVGFAERTAADAAQFLSERRILAPAGSFYALEASRHLDLGDAGGLRVGLAPYSTAAEIDALLAAIAEFLSA
- a CDS encoding helix-turn-helix domain-containing protein, which produces MTSEPASVLKTVGARLRELRLQSGRTQAQLSAATGISESTLSRLESGQRTPTLELLLALSSAHDVTIDDLVRAPADDDPRLDQRPFTRHGTTFIPLSREKGGLQAYKQILPGRTSADVLEQRTHEGFDWFYVLSGRLRLVLGEHDMILGAGEVAEFDTRVPHAFGSAGPEPAEILSLFGHQGERIHVRASTVR